The window TTGTAACGAACTAATAAAAACGAAGATGATGAATAAGAGAGTAGCAATTTTAGCAACCAACGGATTTGAAGAAATAGAATTAACTAGCCCTATGCAAGCCTTAAAGGATGCAGGAGCTACTGTACATATTGTAAGTCCTGAGAAAAATGAAATTAAATCTTGGAGAGACGGCAACTGGTCTAACAAATATAAAGTTGATAAGCATATAAGTGAAGTGACAGTTGATGATTATGAAGCCTTGTTATTACCAGGAGGAGTTATAAATCCAGACCAACTACGAACCGATGAAAAATCTATAGGTTTTATTAAGGATTTTTTCAAGCATAAAAAGCCGGTTAGTGCCATTTGTCATGGTTTACAAAGTTTAATCAATGCGGAAGTAGTGGAAGGAAGAAAAGTAACCTCGTATCACTCCATTCGTAAAGACTTAGAAAACGCGGGTGCGCACTGGGTAGATGAAGAAGTAGTAGTGGATCAAGGATTCACCACCAGTAGAAATCCTGATGACTTACCAGCATTTAATAAAAAGGTAGTGGAAGAATTAAGAGAAGGAAAGCATGAAAGACAACATGCATAATTGAAATTCAATAAATTAAAAAATCCCATTCGAATCAACGAATGGGATTTTTTATTGGGTATTATTTGCTTTACTGGTTCAGCATTACCGGCATCACGAGCATTGTTACATTCTCGCCTTCATCAAGGCCGTCCACTGGTGTTAATATTCCAGCACGATTAGGAAGCGACATTTCAAGAGAAACATCATCACAAGTCAAGTTATTCAACATTTCAATCAAGAATCTACTGTTGAAGCCTATTTGCATATCATCACCCTGGTAATCGCAGGTTAATCGCTCATCTGCTTTGTTGCTGTAGTCTAGATCCTCTGCGGAGATGTTCAGTTCTGCTCCAGCCATTTTCAAACGTATTTGATGCGTGGTCTTGTTAGAAAAGATGCTCACACGTCTTACACTGTTCAAAAACTGAGTTCTTGAAATGGTCAGTTTGTTAGGATTTTCCTTAGGGATTACTGCTTCGTAATTAGGATACTTACCATCAATAAGTCTACAGATGATTGTAGTATTTTCAAAAGTGAATTGAGCGTTGCTATCGTTGTACTCAACAAGAACTTCAGCTTCAGTTCCTTGAAGAATGGATTTAAGTAAATTCAATGGTTTTTTAGGCATGATGAATTCCGCAGTCTCATTTGCGGCAAGATCTTCCCGACGGTAGCGTACTAGTTTGTGAGCATCAGTAGCTACAAAGGTTAGTCCATCGCTAGCAAATTGGAAGAAAACCCCACTCATCACGGGTCTTAAATCATCATTTCCTGCTGCAAAAATGGTTTTATTGATAGCGGTAGCCAGTGTATCTCCCATGATAGAGGTGCTGCTAGGATCTTCAAGACTTACTGCTTTTGGAAACTCCTCAGCTGGCGCACAGGCGATTTCTGACTTCCCTTTATCATGGCTTACCGTCATCATAGTACCTTCTGCATGAAAAGTTAGCGGTTGTTCAGGAAAGGTTTTCAGGGTATCTAATAATAGACGTGCAGGTATAGCAATATGTCCATCATCTTGACTTTCCACTTCTAATCTCGTAATAATTGTGGTCTCCATGTCAGATGCAGATACCTTCAGTTCATTGCCTGTAAGATCAAAAAGGAAATTATCGAGAATAGGCAATGTGTTGTTATTATTGATCACGCCACCTAAAAGCTGCAGGTTTTTCTGTAGATAGGAACTGGAAACTATAAACTTCATTCTTTAATATTATGGTTAGCCGACAGCGCTTTAAAAACACTTTTCGGTATAAATTTTGTAATTGAACCTCTAAAATGCGACATATTAAGTCAGTTGCAAAGATATTTTTAATAATATTGAACACGCTACATACTTATCAACAAATTCACTGATTTTTCAAATAAATACTATGTTTAAACAACTACTCACAGCTTCTTTTCTAATCGGCTGCCTTACAATTGGAAAGGCACAAACTGACACAGAGCGTCAGCAAATTATTTCTACTTATGATGAAGGAAAAATAGCGACGGCCAAAGCTTACTTAGAAAATATGGCTGAAAAAAATCGAGCGGAAGTACAAGAATACTTAGCACTAAACCCATCCATACAAAAAACACGTGTTTCAAATGGTGAGTTCGTATGGCTTGAACGTATCGATAGGTATGGGAATCCAGTGTTTATTTCTACTACTAATTTTAATGGGGGATTGACCATTGGGGTGAACCATTTACATAGTGGTGGAAGTCTAGGGCTAAATATTGAAGGACAAGGAATAAATGCTGGGTTGTGGGATGGCGGTTACGCAAGATCCACTCATGCTGAGTTCAATGATAGGGTGACCTTTGGAGAAACCGAAAAGGCCGTAAGTGATCATGGAACACATGTAGGCGGGACCATGATAAGTAGAGGAAATAACACACAGCTTAAAGGTATGGCTCCAAGAGGAACTATAGTTTCTTATCGATTCGATGATGATGTATCAGAAATGTTCAATGAAGCTGCTGCAGGATTATTACTATCCAACCATAGCTATGGTCGCTTGGTGGATGAGTCGACTCCTGTCGCTGTGTTTGGAAAATATGAGGAAACCGCTACAAGTTTTGATTTTGTAACTAATTTATATCCATATTACTTACCTGTGGTAAGTGCAGGTAATGACCGTAATGACGGTTATAACCTTTTAGATAATGGATATGATATACTTACTGATAGAACGCTTTCTAAAAACTCGATGACAGTAGGAGCAGTAGAAGGTATTTTTGCATATTCAGGACCTTCTAGTGTAAAAATGTCAAGTTTTAGTTCTTGGGGACCTACTGATGATGGTCGCATCAAGCCTGATTTAGTAGCAAAAGGAGTTAGCGTTACTAGTTTAGGAAATGATTCTGACACATCGACGGCAACAATGAGTGGAACGTCCATGTCATCCCCTATGGTAACTGGTGGGCTTATGTTGCTTCATCAACTTTTCAATCAACAAGAAGGTAAATTCATGAGGTCAGCTACAGTGAAAGGATTGGCACTGCTCACAACTAAAGAGGCTGGAGATAACCCAGGTCCAGATTACAGGTTTGGTTGGGGACTTCTTGATGTTGAGGCGGCGGCAAAAATGATCTTAGCAAACAATCAGTCCAGTA of the Nonlabens marinus S1-08 genome contains:
- a CDS encoding type 1 glutamine amidotransferase domain-containing protein; its protein translation is MNKRVAILATNGFEEIELTSPMQALKDAGATVHIVSPEKNEIKSWRDGNWSNKYKVDKHISEVTVDDYEALLLPGGVINPDQLRTDEKSIGFIKDFFKHKKPVSAICHGLQSLINAEVVEGRKVTSYHSIRKDLENAGAHWVDEEVVVDQGFTTSRNPDDLPAFNKKVVEELREGKHERQHA
- the dnaN gene encoding DNA polymerase III subunit beta — encoded protein: MKFIVSSSYLQKNLQLLGGVINNNNTLPILDNFLFDLTGNELKVSASDMETTIITRLEVESQDDGHIAIPARLLLDTLKTFPEQPLTFHAEGTMMTVSHDKGKSEIACAPAEEFPKAVSLEDPSSTSIMGDTLATAINKTIFAAGNDDLRPVMSGVFFQFASDGLTFVATDAHKLVRYRREDLAANETAEFIMPKKPLNLLKSILQGTEAEVLVEYNDSNAQFTFENTTIICRLIDGKYPNYEAVIPKENPNKLTISRTQFLNSVRRVSIFSNKTTHQIRLKMAGAELNISAEDLDYSNKADERLTCDYQGDDMQIGFNSRFLIEMLNNLTCDDVSLEMSLPNRAGILTPVDGLDEGENVTMLVMPVMLNQ
- a CDS encoding S8 family serine peptidase: MFKQLLTASFLIGCLTIGKAQTDTERQQIISTYDEGKIATAKAYLENMAEKNRAEVQEYLALNPSIQKTRVSNGEFVWLERIDRYGNPVFISTTNFNGGLTIGVNHLHSGGSLGLNIEGQGINAGLWDGGYARSTHAEFNDRVTFGETEKAVSDHGTHVGGTMISRGNNTQLKGMAPRGTIVSYRFDDDVSEMFNEAAAGLLLSNHSYGRLVDESTPVAVFGKYEETATSFDFVTNLYPYYLPVVSAGNDRNDGYNLLDNGYDILTDRTLSKNSMTVGAVEGIFAYSGPSSVKMSSFSSWGPTDDGRIKPDLVAKGVSVTSLGNDSDTSTATMSGTSMSSPMVTGGLMLLHQLFNQQEGKFMRSATVKGLALLTTKEAGDNPGPDYRFGWGLLDVEAAAKMILANNQSSTILERSLSSGGSYQAAFSTKGSNTLSFALSWTDQPGQAPSDAEDDPTPILVNDLDIKVTAADGTEYFPYKLDVNNPEAAATTGINNVDNIEIIKINAPAGDYTVSVTHKGSLLGSQAYSLLVNGATPKTASSRRDQITSLSMFPNPATNQFNITFSEPLNGAKILVNIYNSIGQEVLTKQFDNSGNFNQAIDIAGLSSGMYLVKIGDGNVSSTRKLIVR